In the Colletotrichum lupini chromosome 1, complete sequence genome, one interval contains:
- a CDS encoding hsp90-like protein, which produces MMDGTAIVSDDHFDPPSRLFERLRQIAGFTWDESRLPFHTSYDIWHVCGTRFVSPYQPSSSSSLPASSPGSIARLQSGRPSPSEHTSSSSLHSGLPSDASSDFSATSPPAVPAGAAEISYVEEPVVARVSYHVLREERAFHIAKNLFATADPQGLHIVKPLDLIRLAPHPGDRGSIVVAIYQHPGQNYLFDLMDMGPAFYKARKVDDRYEAYRKQNLRLKPPIDLQYFLDFAIGASQCLEILHYGQVITHGEIRPDAFHFNIETNSVKLINFGTGTRSFEGGLSSTSWSSLSKELGAKNKLLYISPEQTGRMPAEPDSRTDIYSLGVVFWTLLTQQPVFDGETPLDIVQGVLGRRIPNVSQVRLDIPDVIRRIIQKCTAKSVADRYHSASGLKHDLLKVQQFLTDGDWLALKEWKIGEKDISSFFILPSMMIGRQKERAEVIRVIERVAKSHSMNQKSTTNNRFSDGSQLSVELPDCGDLSSEGASSAEGTTRRSGSFTHTTSSDPRQSKASFVPSVLSDTQTISGDTIASSNSGPFARMTRPWERQWERHQSVSIETRSLIDGVGTPTDSNRLSAVESSSSSLSRQLGSAKFRRRGHCEIVLVEGAGGLGKSCLYQSTLAEARRRGYCATAKFDTARRTAFGPLLKLLSSLFKQVFGERNTDTPFHQALKQYVRPVWPMLHKVLGLPDFLIGALDSSVPRSVSITQSITQSRSIRAGFKRRGSSPGSSPGRLNKPTVISSQASQDFLRAGGATKTMRLMNTFLDVLRMFTSHKFICFVLDDLHFADDESMELITQIIGARMKMVVIITYRPEELSPEQLAEFPRSGGPVVTRIKLTPLCEDDIIQYVATTLCRPKEEVLPLALVIQSKTAGNPFYMREMLSACYRKKCIWYDYRDSNWHFDLDRLFEHFKGASDYDILDTGFITRRLSELPPASRAILAWAALLGSSFSFELICRLLSGEFQYQDNEEASCQGPGNEQYHATYSQQEAINGLQAAVQAYIIVPSETDDRFRFAHDRFIQASAALKECNARKMHFVIAQTLLKYYSADPRAKDNTAAHICESVDIIKKRVPRRQTYRKLLYECAQSAVENCARPTGSKLYSTAVALLQPDPWNDQLEDVSYDETMQLHLRAAECYLYMSNHAAANSLLDTIFQCARSPLDKAPAYVLQSRTLAQGGNARGALAALKECLQALDVQFDDEPTFEKCDDQFEKMSVRIQTMDKNELMNPTPSTDPSLPSIGAVLAETVSAAWWSDYLRFYHLSLVMLDLHLTHGAFPQSGMAFLHLGLVALARFNMVSFAVEVGNVCIELLDRYRDPFSMARGYMLYANFIGHVQIPIAVALTHLEGSVDYAAAAGDRISSILSFGLAAQLKFFASENCADLEAFCQYGCEEIPNWHQDTRGGTLLISIRQACRALQGKTRTTDPSEVMTDDHHNSANYKSWLRANTQNGNRSVLWYETIEIVPLFIYGHYDRAIEVGEMCYESIQNLWSARNSRLVIFFYGLALAGRMLRRLNDPRLDPSSLDGETESILRTLRELTKRIKEWEVYTEVNYLSWSRILEAQVAELNGDYGGAVKLYEEALDNAEEHNYIFEAALGNTLMAGTLVRRKARRLARSAFRDAIAFYRQFGAVAVAERLEEEHAVLLHSPTRNPRAIDAAVQTDFAGDSGTVDYRAVDGEEGPEGMQQSNHTAIADIKGDRIGAWRGSMHEHNEPGAGLPALDMIDLHAILLSSQVISGVLRVDELLKTMCDVILQTCGGSATLAAIVVQDSDESGWSLAASGDPERGASAHIPGLPLAGTSLVAENVILYCTRFREAVFIPDIISDERFGNVSEAWLQRNVLSKAIIAIPICHGSKPLLGVLYLEGEPGSFTDRNVSVLQLLVNQIGISYSNALAMKAVEKVSAENVSMVALQKRALAKALEAETKAKHAEAEAKRNVKLAEEAAKAKSIFLANVSHELRTPLNGVIGNSELLKDSELDKDQQEMADNIKVSAELLLTVINDILDFSRMEADKMKLYVIAFNPEEMVREVVRAVSYSNRQKTKQKNVKIIQDIDLPSLLIFGDPIRLHQVLGNLISNSLKFTEDGSITIGARVESETNDKATLLFRVQDTGIGIPQQQLVKLFQPFSQADTSTARKYGGSGLGLSICKSLIETMMKGKIQLDSQEGVGTTAWFKVTFDKAKSDVSAGDAQQMKSPPAVERSAYLERGESPNPFLDLTAVPKDQIRICVAEDNPINQKIAIQYAQRLGYTTVDAYENGLKAVEGLRQKAREGRPYHVVLMDVQMPVLDGYEATKMIRKDSIDVVRKILVIAMTASAIQGDREKCLAAGMNDYLAKPVRSEVLKKKLDTYVSPQASAASSPDAIRSSSTSPSYITADQNGAAANFHLPIRDNPAYSRPSNSTSTSSRLSSDTRSTTDLGSIAETQSQAPSQKRASRKLTKTRTSSESLPAEKPRAVLTKKAPQRQGTASSTDENLKPENLPYNTNRNSVSSQGSSSRDKIFPS; this is translated from the exons GCACGTTTGCGGTACCAGATTTGTATCTCCATACcagccctcctcctcttcatcCTTACCCGCCTCGAGTCCCGGTTCGATCGCGAGACTACAGTCCGGTCGACCGTCGCCCTCCGAACATACGAGTTCCTCCAGCCTTCACTCGGGCCTACCCAGCGATGCGAGCAGCGACTTCTCGGCTACCTCGCCGCCCGCAGTCCCCGCCGGCGCTGCAGAGATATCATACGTAGAAGAGCCAGTGGTGGCTCGCGTCTCCTACCATGTGCTCCGCGAGGAGAGGGCCTTCCATATCGCTAAGAACCTATTTGCCACGGCCGACCCTCAAGGACTGCACATTGTCAAGCCGCTCGACCTCATCCGACTCGCTCCTCACCCCGGCGATCGGGGTTCTATTGTGGTCGCAATCTATCAGCATCCCGGCCAGAACTACCTCTTTGATCTGATGGACATGGGACCGGCATTCTACAAGGCCAGGAAGGTTGACGACCGGTACGAGGCGTATCGCAAACAGAATTTGCGCTTGAAGCCTCCGATAGACCTACAATACTTCCTCGACTTTGCCATTGGCGCTAGTCAGTGCCTGGAAATCCTCCACTATGGGCAGGTGATTACGCATGGAGAGATCAGGCCGGACGCCTTCCACTTCAATATCGAGACAAACTCGGTCAAGCTCATCAACTTTGGCACGGGGACGAGATCCTTCGAGGGCGGCTTGTCAAGCACCTCATGGTCGAGCCTATCAAAAGAATTGGGCGCCAAGAACAAGCTCCTCTATATTAGCCCGGAGCAGACAGGTCGTATGCCGGCAGAACCTGATAGTCGGACTGACATCTACTCTCTTGGAGTCGTGTTCTGGACGTTACTCACACAGCAGCCGGTATTTGATGGCGAGACGCCCCTCGATATTGTGCAAGGCGTTCTAGGGCGGAGAATCCCCAATGTATCGCAAGTTCGGCTCGATATACCCGACGTTATCAGACGCATCATACAGAAGTGCACGGCCAAGTCCGTCGCTGATCGATATCATTCGGCTAGTGGTTTGAAGCATGACCTTCTCAAGGTGCAGCAATTCTTGACCGACGGCGACTGGTTGGCGCTTAAGGAGTGGAAGATTGGCGAAAAAGACATCTCGTCCTTCTTCATCCTACCCAGTATGATGATCGGCCGGCAAAAAGAAAGAGCAGAAGTTATCAGAGTCATTGAGCGGGTCGCCAAGAGCCATTCGATGAATCAAAAGTCTACAACAAACAACCGCTTCTCTGATGGTTCGCAGCTCTCGGTTGAGCTCCCTGACTGCGGGGACCTGTCGAGCGAGGGCGCAAGCTCGGCAGAAGGCACAACACGTCGCAGCGGATCCTTCACGCATACTACGTCCTCTGATCCTAGGCAGTCAAAGGCTAGTTTTGTTCCGTCCGTCCTATCCGATACTCAGACGATATCGGGCGACACCATCGCCTCGTCTAATTCCGGTCCGTTTGCGAGAATGACCAGGCCGTGGGAGAGGCAATGGGAAAGACACCAATCAGTCTCGATCGAAACTCGGAGCCTTATTGATGGTGTAGGTACGCCAACAGACAGCAACCGACTGAGTGCAGTGGAATCATCGTCCTCGAGTTTGTCACGTCAGCTCGGATCGGCAAAGTTCCGTAGGCGCGGACACTGCGAGATCGTTCTCGTCGAAGGAGCCGGGGGCTTGGGCAAGAGCTGCCTCTACCAGTCGACACTCGCTGAAGCCAGGAGGAGGGGATACTGTGCCACGGCAAAATTTGATACCGCGCGCCGAACTGCATTTGGACCACTGCTTAAGCTGCTGTCGTCACTCTTCAAACAGGTATTCGGCGAGCGAAACACGGATACACCCTTTCACCAGGCGCTAAAGCAATACGTTCGTCCGGTGTGGCCAATGCTGCACAAAGTTCTTGGGCTACCAGACTTCCTCATAGGCGCGCTTGACAGCTCCGTTCCTCGATCAGTGTCCATCACTCAAAGCATAACTCAAAGTCGGTCCATCAGGGCAGGGTTCAAGAGGCGTGGCTCGTCGCCGGGAAGCTCGCCGGGCCGCTTGAACAAGCCTACGGTCATCTCTTCACAAGCGTCCCAGGACTTTCTGCGAGCTGGTGGAGCAACCAAAACCATGCGGTTGATGAACACCTTCCTCGACGTGCTTCGCATGTTCACATCCCACAAGTTCATATGTTTTGTGCTGGATGACCTTCACTTTGCAGATGATGAGTCCATGGAATTGATTACACAGATCATTGGGGCACGGATGAAGATGGTCGTCATCATAACCTACCGCCCAGAGGAGCTGTCACCGGAACAA TTAGCAGAGTTTCCACGATCAGGCGGTCCCGTAGTGACCCGAATCAAACTGACTCCCCTCTGCGAGGATGACATCATCCAATATGTCGCGACGACGCTGTGCAGACCAAAGGAGGAGGTTCTTCCTCTGGCTTTGGTCATACAGTCCAAAACAGCAGGCAACCCATTCTATATGCGAGAGATGCTGAGCGCCTGTTACCGGAAGAAGTGTATATGGTACGACTACAGAGACAGCAACTGGCATTTCGATCTCGATAGACTCTTCGAGCACTTCAAAGGCGCAAGCGACTATGACATACTCGATACCGGGTTCATCACACGGAGATTGAGCGAGCTACCTCCTGCCTCTAGAGCGATACTTGCATGGGCTGCACTCCTCGGATCTTCCTTCTCATTCGAGCTCATTTGCAGACTTCTGAGTGGCGAGTTCCAGTACCAGGACAATGAAGAGGCATCGTGTCAAGGTCCAGGCAACGAACAATACCACGCGACGTACTCTCAGCAAGAAGCAATCAACGGACTGCAAGCCGCGGTTCAGGCTTATATCATCGTCCCGAGCGAGACAGACGATAGATTCCGCTTCGCCCACGACCGATTTATTCAGGCGTCGGCAGCATTGAAGGAATGCAACGCGCGAAAGATGCATTTCGTTATTGCACAGACGCTTCTCAAGTACTATTCAGCTGATCCCAGAGCCAAGGACAACACCGCTGCGCACATCTGCGAGTCTGTCGACATTATCAAGAAGCGTGTCCCTAGACGCCAGACGTACCGTAAGCTACTGTACGAGTGCGCACAGTCGGCCGTGGAGAATTGTGCCCGCCCAACTGGCTCAAAACTTTACAGTACGGCAGTCGCTCTACTTCAGCCAGATCCATGGAACGACCAGCTTGAGGATGTCTCGTATGATGAGACGATGCAGCTGCATCTACGGGCTGCGGAATGCTATCTGTACATGAGCAATCATGCCGCAGCTAACTCCCTCCTAGATACAATTTTCCAGTGTGCACGAAGCCCTCTAGACAAGGCGCCAGCCTATGTCCTCCAGTCCAGAACCCTAGCGCAAGGTGGCAATGCCCGAGGCGCGCTGGCTGCACTGAAAGAATGTCTACAGGCACTTGACGTGCAATTCGATGACGAACCCACCTTTGAAAAATGCGACGATCAGTTCGAGAAGATGTCTGTGAGAATACAGACCATGGACAAGAACGAGCTGATGAACCCGACACCATCAACAGACCCCAGCTTGCCGTCTATCGGTGCTGTGTTGGCAGAGACTGTCAGCGCTGCGTGGTGGAGCGACTACTTGCGATTCTACCACCTCTCCCTCGTCATGCTGGATCTACATCTCACTCACGGCGCTTTCCCTCAATCAGGCATGGCGTTTCTACATCTCGGTCTCGTCGCTCTGGCCAGATTCAACATGGTGAGCTTCGCAGTTGAGGTGGGCAACGTCTGTATTGAGCTACTTGACCGATACCGTGATCCCTTCTCGATGGCTAGAGGCTATATGCTGTACGCCAACTTCATCGGGCATGTTCAAATTCCGATCGCCGTGGCGTTGACGCACTTGGAGGGCTCAGTCGACTATGCGGCTGCAGCCGGTGATCGGATTTCCTCGATACTCAGCTTTGGGCTTGCGGCGCAGCTCAAGTTCTTTGCGAGCGAGAACTGTGCCGACCTCGAGGCTTTCTGCCAGTATGGCTGTGAAGAGATCCCAAACTGGCACCAGGACACGCGGGGTGGCACTCTCCTGATCTCCATTCGGCAAGCTTGTCGGGCTTTGCAGGGCAAGACGCGGACAACCGATCCCTCCGAGGTCATGACTGATGATCATCACAATTCGGCCAACTACAAGTCATGGCTGAGAGCCAACACTCAAAACGGCAATCGATCGGTTCTTTGGTATGAGACTATTGAGATAGTTCCGCTCTTCATCTACGGCCATTACGATCGCGCGATTGAGGTCGGTGAGATGTGTTACGAGTCCATCCAGAACCTATGGTCGGCTCGTAACAGCAGGCTAGTCATCTTTTTCTACGGACTTGCTCTTGCAGGAAGGATGCTTCGGAGGCTCAACGACCCTCGCCTAGATCCCAGCAGTCTAGACGGTGAAACCGAGAGTATTCTACGCACGCTGCGCGAACTGACCAAGCGAATCAAGGAATGGGAGGTATACACCGAAGTGAACTACCTTTCATGGTCCAGAATCTTAGAGGCCCAAGTCGCGGAATTGAACGGCGATTATGGGGGCGCGGTCAAGCTCTACGAGGAGGCTCTGGATAACGCCGAGGAACATAATTACATTTTCGAAGCGGCACTGGGCAACACACTGATGGCCGGCACGCTCGTCAGACGCAAGGCTCGACGGCTAGCCCGCTCTGCCTTTAGGGATGCCATTGCGTTCTACCGTCAGTTCGGCGCCGTGGCCGTGGCTGAGCGCCTGGAGGAAGAACATGCCGTCCTTCTTCACAGCCCGACAAGAAACCCCAGAGCGATAGACGCTGCGGTTCAGACCGACTTCGCCGGAGACAGCGGCACTGTTGACTACCGCGCTGTGGATGGCGAAGAAGGGCCAGAAGGAATGCAGCAGTCTAACCACACTGCAATCGCCGATATAAAGGGCGATCGGATTGGTGCGTGGCGTGGCTCAATGCACGAGCACAATGAACCTGGGGCAGGTCTGCCAGCACTCGATATGATCGATTTGCACGCGATTCTGCTCTCATCCCAGGTCATTTCCGGCGTTCTTCGGGTCGACGAGCTCCTCAAGACTATGTGCGATGTCATTCTGCAGACTTGCGGAGGCTCTGCTACACTAGCCGCCATTGTGGTACAAGATTCGGATGAGTCTGGGTGGTCTCTCGCAGCCAGCGGTGATCCGGAACGGGGAGCGTCAGCTCATATCCCCGGTCTTCCACTTGCTGGTACCTCACTCGTTGCTGAGAACGTTATTCTCTACTGCACGCGGTTCCGAGAGGCTGTCTTCATTCCCGACATCATCAGTGACGAGCGTTTTGGTAACGTGAGCGAGGCTTGGCTACAACGGAATGTCCTTAGCAAGGCCATCATTGCGATTCCCATCTGTCACGGCTCAAAACCGCTGCTCGGAGTTCTCTATCTCGAGGGCGAGCCGGGGTCTTTCACCGATCGTAATGTGTCCGTCCTCCAGCTGCTAGTCAACCAGATTGGCATCAGTTACTCAAATGCCCTAGCCATGAAGGCCGTAGAGAAAGTCTCGGCAGAGAATGTCTCCATGGTTGCGCTGCAGAAGCGCGCCCTTGCAAAGGCACTGGAAGCAGAGACAAAAGCCAAGCACGCTGAAGCTGAAGCCAAGCGTAACGTCAAGCTCGCCGAAGAGGCCGCCAAGGCCAAGTCGATATTTCTTGCCAACGTTTCGCACGAACTGCGAACGCCGCTCAACGGTGTTATCGGCAACTCTGAATTGCTGAAGGACAGCGAGCTAGACAAGGACCAGCAAGAGATGGCGGATAATATCAAGGTGTCGGCAGAGCTGTTGTTGACGGTCATCAACGATATTCTCGACTTTTCGAGAATGGAGGCCGACAAGATGAAGCTGTACGTGATCGCTTTCAACCCAGAAGAGATGGTTCGGGAGGTTGTTCGAGCGGTGTCCTACAGCAACCGGCAAAAGACGAAACAGAAGAACGTCAAGATTATACAGGATATTGACCTACCATCTCTACTCATCTTTGGAGACCCCATCAGACTCCATCAGGTCTTGGGAAACCTCATCAGCAACAGTTTGAAGTTTACTGAGGACGGTTCAATTACGATTGGGGCTCGAGTGGAATCTGAGACTAACGACAAAGCTACACTGCTCTTCAGAGTTCAGGATACCGGAATCGGTATCCCGCAACAGCAATTGGTCAAGCTCTTCCAGCCCTTCAGCCAGGCAGACACCAGCACAGCACGGAAGTACGGCGGCAGCGGCCTCGGTCTGAGCATTTGCAAGTCGCTGATCGAAACGATGATGAAGGGCAAGATCCAGCTCGACAGTCAAGAAGGCGTGGGAACAACGGCATGGTTCAAGGTCACTTTCGACAAGGCTAAGTCTGACGTTTCTGCCGGAGACGCGCAGCAAATGAAGTCCCCTCCAGCCGTCGAGCGCTCTGCGTACCTCGAGCGCGGCGAGTCGCCTAATCCGTTCTTGGACCTCACCGCCGTTCCCAAAGACCAAATTAGGATTTGCGTCGCGGAGGACAACCCCATTAACCAGAAAATTGCCATCCAGTATGCGCAACGGCTGGGCTACACCACTGTGGATGCTTACGAGAACGGCTTGAAGGCTGTGGAGGGCTTGCGGCAAAAGGCTAGGGAAGGTCGACCCTACCATGTGGTTCTCATGGACGTACAGATGCCCGTGCTGGATGGATACGAGGCGACTAAGATGATTCGGAAGGATTCTATAGACGTTGTACGGAAGATCCTCGTCATCGCCATGACGGCATCGGCCATTCAGGGAGATCGAGAAAAGTGTCTGGCGGCAGGCATGAACGACTATCTCGCGAAGCCGGTGCGCTCGGAGGTGCTAAAGAAGAAGTTGGACACCTATGTCAGCCCTCAAGCATCC GCCGCCTCATCTCCTGATGCCATCCGCTCTTCTTCCACTTCGCCGTCATACATAACTGCGGACCAAAACGGAGCCGCGGCGAATTTTCACCTTCCAATCAGAGACAAtccggcatacagccgaccgTCCAACAGCACCTCGACATCTAGCCGCCTATCGAGCGACACAAGGTCCACTACGGACCTGGGATCCATTGCTGAGACGCAGTCGCAAGCGCCGTCGCAGAAACGTGCGTCTCGCAAGCTGACCAAGACACGCACCAGCAGCGAGTCGCTACCGGCCGAGAAACCCAGGGCAGTGCTTACCAAGAAAGCGCCGCAGCGTCAGGGCACGGCCTCGTCGACGGATGAGAATCTCAAGCCGGAGAATTTACCATACAATACAAACCGCAATAGTGTGAGTTCGCAGGGGTCCAGTAGCAGAGACAAGATCTTCCCAAGCTAA